tcctgagtgtgtagaccaggtaacagaggtacgagggttcagtgatcctcagaaagaggagtacttcaggaagaggatcagtgatcagagcctggccaataaaatcatctcacacatgaagtcttcaagaagcctctacatcatgtgccacatcccagtcttctgctggatctcagccactgttctagagagaatgttgggtgaagcagagagtggagagatccccaagactctgactcaaatgttcacacacttcctgatctttcagatcaaacacaaggaccaaaagtaccatcagaaatgtgaccctgatcctcagcagaccagagagagtatcctggcactgggaagactggctttccaacagctggagaaaggaaacctgatcttctatgaggatgacctgagagagtgtggcattgatgtgagagaagtgtcagtgtactcaggagtgtgtacccaaatcttcagagaggagtttggtcttcacctggggaaggtgttcagctttgtacatctgagtgttcaggagtttctggctgctttatacgcatttctctccttcatcaacAAAAAGACTGCAAAACAACAAACCTGGTCTGATCTTTTCACCAAGTCAAACATGTCTGATTTCCTGAGgagtgcagtggacaaggccttacagagtgagaatggacacctggacctgttcctccgcttccttctgggtctctcactggagtccaatcagactcTCTTACGAGACCTACTGCCCCAGACAGGAAGCAGttctcacagcaaacaggaaacagtcgagtacatcaagaagaagatcagggagaatccacctccagagaaatccatcaatctgttccactgtctgaatgaactgaatgatcattctctagtgcaggaagtCCAACGTTACCTGAACAGAGGAGGTGACTGTCGTCTCAGTGGAGTcagactctctcctgctcagtggtcagctctggaGTTTGTGTTGCTGAACTCAGAAGAGGATCTGGATGAGTTTGTTTTGATGAAATATTACCCATCAGAGGAATGTCTTCTGAATctgctgccagtggtcaaagcctccagaaaagcTGAGTAGGTATCTTTTTATTCTTAATTTATTAGtgcagtgtttattattttaatataacacTAATGGTACTGATTAGAGTAATTACTGACGAGCATCATTCAGTCAGTTCACTCTTAATCTGTATGTAAAGAGAATGAGGAGCGTATTGAAGAGAACATCATTACATACagtagaattttatttttgtttatgtttaatacattttctttatatatagaTTAAGAGTGAACTGACTGAATGATGCTCGTCAGTAATtactctaatcagataattactctaatctcttcctctctctcatttgTGCATCTCTCTCTGACTGCATGTGTGCAGATGGCAGAAGGATCAcactattttaataaaaataaataaataaataaataaataaataaataaataaataaataaacacactgagtattgacatttttatgttttcagtttttaaaggaaatatcAACATTGAAAGTATTGATTCTTAAAATCCTCTGATATATCATCATTTCTCTCCCAGGctgtggagacacacacacacacacacacacacacacacacacacacacacacacacacacacacaaacaaaatcacactcacacacacacacacacacacgcacacactctgtctctcataCACGCagacgcaaacacacacacacacacacactctctctctcacacacacacacatacacacacactctttctctcatacACGCagacgcaaacacacacacacacatgtgacaTGTGATATCTGACATGTGatatctgtctgtatgtgtgtaagacGTATACACACATGTCAGTGTACTGATGTATCATCATTTCTCTCCCAGTCTGCGTCAGTGTAATctcacagaggaaagctgtagagttctgtcctcagttctcagatcaaactcctccagactgagagaactggacctgagttacaataaactgcaggattcaggagtgacgCTGCTCTCTGCTgaactggagaatccacactgtacactggagatactgaggtcagATCATCACTTtcacattgtgtttattttattgtcactattatagtataaacctaataatattaaaatgtagatCAACAAGTCTGATGTATAACAAGGGAAAACACAAGACTCTTCTAactttagattatgcttcttcTTTGAGACATTATCTggttgtaaataattattattgattgtatagtgtaaatagtgtgtgaatacttCTACAATACGgcatctgttctgttcttttataTTCCTTCGTGCTGCTATGTTGACCTAAATTTCCCCTACGGGGATGAATAAAgttatatcttatcttatcttctaagtattgattatacatattgATCATGCTTGATATCTCATATTGATTATTAGATTGTGCTTTATTAATATATTCTATAACATTTaaccatttcatttaatattaaggttttacgttttatttatatttaaattgacATTGAAACTGAAAACTGTTATTTGACATGAGTCACTACTTAAATGTAACAGAACGGCTTCAATTATTCAAAAAAAGtcagagagaaaagaataatcaactttttacatttgtgcCCCATAGAcacaatattatataacattttgtttaccgtttaacattttaaaaatgtaacattgtAATTGGGGGAAATTGGTATTGAACTGTGGGTCCGAGTGTAAATGTTCTCCAAAAACACTTTCCCCAAAGCTGCtaaaacacactgaataaaaGTCTGTGCTATAAATAAAGATACCTGCTGCTTCAGACTGGATTATTACCTTCTTCCTCTTATCTTTCTTACGAACATGTAGACATGTGatatctgtctgtatgtgtgtgtaagacgtatacagacacacacacacacacacacacacactcacatacacacacacacacacacacacgcacacacacacagacgcgcacacacacacatacacacacacacacatgcagacgcacacacacacacacacacacacgggtcagtgttctgatatatcatcatttctcttccaggctgcgTCGGTGTAATCTCACAGAgaaaagctgtagagttctgtcctcagttctcagatcaaactcctccagactgagagaactggacctgagggacaataaactgcaggattcaggagtgacgctgctctctgctggactggagaatccacactgtacactggagatactgaggtcagATCATCACTTtcacattgtgtttattttattgtcactattatagtataaacctaataatattaaaatgtagatCAACAAGTCTGATGTATAACAAGGGGCTGACAGATATGGGGagacaaatgtaaaaatattcttTTCTCTCTGACTTTTTTGAACATTTGAGGCCGTTCTGTTACATTTAGATAGAGACTCGTatcaaatacatttcagtttaaatgttcaatataaatgttgaatataaatattaaatataaatcttaaatctaaaaataaatattgtttttcacatcCCTAATTAACTGTCACTaagtttatatttaacatttacatttaaccatttcatttcatatttagGTTTAACACTGAGATTTAAAACCCCGattctaaaaaagttgggacactgtgtaaaatgtaaattgaaaacagaatgcaatgatttacaaatctcataaacccatatgttattcagaacaggtcagtaagatgattgggtataaaagaggatcttagagcagcggagtctctcagaagtaaagatgggatggaatcttgatggaagcagatgttgctctaaaacctgtatatacctttcagcattgatggggcctttccagatgtgcaagctgcccattccataggcacttaTGCAGCCCATACCGTCAGAGATGGAGACTTTTGaactcctctttagtcctctttagtttagaggatgcaaagtccatggtttccaaaaataatatataatttggaTACAACTGACcccagaacagttttccacttcgcctcggtccattttaaatgagctttggcccagagaagacggcagtgtttctggatcatgttcacatatggcttcttctttgcatcatagagctttaaccagcgtttgtggatggctcggtgaactgtgttcacagacagtgagttctggaggtgtttctgatcccatgcagtgatttccattacagaatcaggcctgtttttaacgcggtgccacctgagggcccgaagttcacgggcatgcagtattgattttcacccttgtcctttacacacagagatttctccagattctctgaatcttttgatgatattatgtactgtagatgatgagatattcatagtcttcataattttacattgaggaacattattctgaaattgttccacaaattgtagacacagtttttcacagattggtgaacctctgcccatctttacttctgaaagactccgcctctctaagatcctctttttatacccagtcatgttactgacctgttcccaattaacctccagctgtttctttttaataacacttacttttccagacttttgttgccccgtcccaacatttttgagacgtgttgcggtcatcaaattaaaaattccCTTATTTGTCCcttaaaactgtacatttcctcagtttaaacatttgatatgttttctatgttctattgtgaataatatacgggtttatgagatttggaatttttttggaattggggttgtatattaaaattttacaccgaaACTGAAAACTGTTATTTGACATGAGTCACTACTTAAATGTAACACTTTCCCCAAAGCTGCtaaaacacactgaataaaaGTCTGTGCTATAAATAAAGATACCTGCTGCTTCAGACTGGATTATTACCTTCTTCCTCTTATCTTTCTTACGAACATGTAGACATGTGatatctgtctgtatgtgtgtgtaagacgtatactctctctctcacacacacacacacactcacacacactctcacacactcacacatacacacgcacacacacacaaacacacacacagtcacacacaccacacactctctcacacacacacactcacacacacactctctcacacacactcccacacacacacagtctcacacacacacacgcacacagtcacacacaccacacagtctctctctctctctcacacacacacacacacacacacacacacagtctcacacacactctcacactcacacacacatgcacgcacacacacacacactcacacacacacacactcacatacacacacactcacatacacacacacacacacacacacagacgcgcacacacacacatagacacacacagacacacacacacacgcagacgcacacacacacacccacacacgggtcagtgttctgatatatCATCATTTCTCTCCCAGGCTGCGTCGGTGTGATctcacagaggaaagctgtagagttctgtcctcagttctcagatcaaactcctccagactgagagaactggtcCTGAGTGAGAAtaaactgcaggattcaggagtgacgCTGCTCTCTGCTgaactggagaatccacactgtacactggagatactgaggtcagATCATCACTTtcacattgtgtttattttattgtcactattatagtgtaaacctaataatattaaaatgtagatCAACAAGTCTGATGTATAACAAGGGGCTGACAGATATGGGGagacaaatgtaaaaatattcttTTCTCTCTGACTTTTTTGAACATTTGAGGCCGTTCTGTTACATTTAGATAGAGACTCGTatcaaatacatttcagtttaaatgttcaatataaatgttgaatataaatattaaatataaatcttaaatctaaaaataaacattgtttttCACATCCCTAATTAACTGTCACTaagtttatatttaacatttacatttaaccatttcatttcatatttagGTTTAACACTGAGATTTATAACCCCGattctaaaaaagttgggacactgtgtaaaatgtaaattgaaaacagaatgcaatgatttacaaatctcataaacccatatgttattcagaacaggtcagtaagatgattgggtataaaaagaggatcttagagcagcggagtctctcagaagtaaagatgggatagaatctggatggaagcagatgttgctctaaaacctgtatatacctttcagcattgatggtgcctttccagatgtgcaagcagcccattccataggcactaatgcaccccataccttCAGAGATGCAGACTTTTGaactcctctttagtcctctttagtttagaggatgcaaagtccatggtttccaaaaataatatataatttggaTACATCTGACcccagaacagttttccacttcgcctcggtccattttaaatgagctttggcccagagaagacggcagtgtttctggatcatgttcacatatggcttcttctt
This Ictalurus furcatus strain D&B chromosome 1, Billie_1.0, whole genome shotgun sequence DNA region includes the following protein-coding sequences:
- the LOC128615533 gene encoding NACHT, LRR and PYD domains-containing protein 12-like isoform X4, which encodes MTSKMSVSMEQDRKKDESLIQGKRSDSPEPSCVSMKSDGSMDHPIHFRDTDCATDLRPQKNKSKFTEKSHLEDVFKELEHKVISLIKNELKRFKKLLSPDYPACSEREVEDEEDQSSVREGVLKITLHFLKNMNLTDLANTLQNKLVPVHQRELKSTLREKCKRINEGISQPGSSALLNEIYTDLYITEGWSGDVNNEHEVRQIETASRRPATQETPIKCNDLFKDKSIRRVLTKGVAGIGKTVSVQKVILDWTEVKANQDVTFMFPLPFRELNLMKQKHLSLMELLHHFFPEIKELGLIDCEINKVLFIFDGLDECRLPLNFQKNEMLSDVTESASVDVLLTNLIKGNLLPSALLWITSRPGAANQIPPECVDQVTEVRGFSDPQKEEYFRKRISDQSLANKIISHMKSSRSLYIMCHIPVFCWISATVLERMLGEAESGEIPKTLTQMFTHFLIFQIKHKDQKYHQKCDPDPQQTRESILALGRLAFQQLEKGNLIFYEDDLRECGIDVREVSVYSGVCTQIFREEFGLHLGKVFSFVHLSVQEFLAALYAFLSFINKKTAKQQTWSDLFTKSNMSDFLRSAVDKALQSENGHLDLFLRFLLGLSLESNQTLLRDLLPQTGSSSHSKQETVEYIKKKIRENPPPEKSINLFHCLNELNDHSLVQEVQRYLNRGGDCRLSGVRLSPAQWSALEFVLLNSEEDLDEFVLMKYYPSEECLLNLLPVVKASRKADLRQCNLTEESCRVLSSVLRSNSSRLRELDLSYNKLQDSGVTLLSAELENPHCTLEILRLRRCNLTEKSCRVLSSVLRSNSSRLRELDLRDNKLQDSGVTLLSAGLENPHCTLEILRLRRCDLTEESCRVLSSVLRSNSSRLRELVLSENKLQDSGVTLLSAELENPHCTLEILRLCRCDLTEESCRVLSSVLRSNSSRLRELDLSENNLQDSGVTLLSAGLEDPHCTLEILRLEGCSITGEGCAVLVSALRSNTSSHLRELNLKRNNPGESGEKLLSDLLKDPHCTLEKLEFWSFSFRLPIPNLR
- the LOC128615533 gene encoding NACHT, LRR and PYD domains-containing protein 9-like isoform X6, with amino-acid sequence MTSKMSVSMEQDRKKDESLIQGKRSDSPEPSCVSMKSDGSMDHPIHFRDTDCATDLRPQKNKSKFTEKSHLEDVFKELEHKVISLIKNELKRFKKLLSPDYPACSEREVEDEEDQSSVREGVLKITLHFLKNMNLTDLANTLQNKLVPVHQRELKSTLREKCKRINEGISQPGSSALLNEIYTDLYITEGWSGDVNNEHEVRQIETASRRPATQETPIKCNDLFKDKSIRRVLTKGVAGIGKTVSVQKVILDWTEVKANQDVTFMFPLPFRELNLMKQKHLSLMELLHHFFPEIKELGLIDCEINKVLFIFDGLDECRLPLNFQKNEMLSDVTESASVDVLLTNLIKGNLLPSALLWITSRPGAANQIPPECVDQVTEVRGFSDPQKEEYFRKRISDQSLANKIISHMKSSRSLYIMCHIPVFCWISATVLERMLGEAESGEIPKTLTQMFTHFLIFQIKHKDQKYHQKCDPDPQQTRESILALGRLAFQQLEKGNLIFYEDDLRECGIDVREVSVYSGVCTQIFREEFGLHLGKVFSFVHLSVQEFLAALYAFLSFINKKTAKQQTWSDLFTKSNMSDFLRSAVDKALQSENGHLDLFLRFLLGLSLESNQTLLRDLLPQTGSSSHSKQETVEYIKKKIRENPPPEKSINLFHCLNELNDHSLVQEVQRYLNRGGDCRLSGVRLSPAQWSALEFVLLNSEEDLDEFVLMKYYPSEECLLNLLPVVKASRKADLRQCNLTEESCRVLSSVLRSNSSRLRELDLSYNKLQDSGVTLLSAELENPHCTLEILRLRRCNLTEKSCRVLSSVLRSNSSRLRELDLRDNKLQDSGVTLLSAGLENPHCTLEILRLRRCDLTEESCRVLSSVLRSNSSRLRELVLSENKLQDSGVTLLSAELENPHCTLEILRTGQ
- the LOC128615533 gene encoding NACHT, LRR and PYD domains-containing protein 4C-like isoform X5, with amino-acid sequence MTSKMSVSMEQDRKKDESLIQGKRSDSPEPSCVSMKSDGSMDHPIHFRDTDCATDLRPQKNKSKFTEKSHLEDVFKELEHKVISLIKNELKRFKKLLSPDYPACSEREVEDEEDQSSVREGVLKITLHFLKNMNLTDLANTLQNKLVPVHQRELKSTLREKCKRINEGISQPGSSALLNEIYTDLYITEGWSGDVNNEHEVRQIETASRRPATQETPIKCNDLFKDKSIRRVLTKGVAGIGKTVSVQKVILDWTEVKANQDVTFMFPLPFRELNLMKQKHLSLMELLHHFFPEIKELGLIDCEINKVLFIFDGLDECRLPLNFQKNEMLSDVTESASVDVLLTNLIKGNLLPSALLWITSRPGAANQIPPECVDQVTEVRGFSDPQKEEYFRKRISDQSLANKIISHMKSSRSLYIMCHIPVFCWISATVLERMLGEAESGEIPKTLTQMFTHFLIFQIKHKDQKYHQKCDPDPQQTRESILALGRLAFQQLEKGNLIFYEDDLRECGIDVREVSVYSGVCTQIFREEFGLHLGKVFSFVHLSVQEFLAALYAFLSFINKKTAKQQTWSDLFTKSNMSDFLRSAVDKALQSENGHLDLFLRFLLGLSLESNQTLLRDLLPQTGSSSHSKQETVEYIKKKIRENPPPEKSINLFHCLNELNDHSLVQEVQRYLNRGGDCRLSGVRLSPAQWSALEFVLLNSEEDLDEFVLMKYYPSEECLLNLLPVVKASRKADLRQCNLTEESCRVLSSVLRSNSSRLRELDLSYNKLQDSGVTLLSAELENPHCTLEILRLRRCNLTEKSCRVLSSVLRSNSSRLRELDLRDNKLQDSGVTLLSAGLENPHCTLEILRLEGCSITGEGCAVLVSALRSNTSSHLRELNLKRNNPGESGEKLLSDLLKDPHCTLEKLEFWSFSFRLPIPNLR